In a single window of the Desulfovibrio sp. ZJ209 genome:
- a CDS encoding ParA family protein — MNAKILTIANQKGGVGKTTTSVTLGSALAREGRHVLLLDLDPHACATLHARIFPEEVAESLYDIFLADEAAWPQLWPRVIHTGALQGMDMAPGHIRLSELEVDFRERRAKGAVLARSLAALKEKYDFIILDCPPHAGILLVNALVAADLLIIPIQTDFLALHGLKLLFDTLHILNKVLPAPIRYRAVPTMYDRRAKACTRVLELMRQKMGGAVFQTVISVDTHFREASARGCSIYDIDARSRGALGYASLAQEVQNLW, encoded by the coding sequence GTGAATGCAAAGATCCTGACGATCGCCAACCAGAAAGGAGGCGTGGGCAAGACCACCACCTCGGTCACGCTCGGAAGCGCGCTCGCGCGCGAGGGCAGGCATGTCCTCCTGCTCGACCTCGACCCGCACGCCTGCGCCACGCTGCATGCGCGGATCTTCCCCGAGGAGGTGGCCGAAAGCCTGTATGACATCTTCCTTGCCGACGAGGCGGCGTGGCCCCAGCTCTGGCCGCGAGTCATCCACACCGGGGCGCTCCAGGGCATGGACATGGCGCCCGGGCATATCCGGCTCTCGGAACTGGAGGTGGACTTCCGCGAGCGGCGAGCCAAGGGGGCGGTGCTCGCGCGAAGCCTTGCGGCGCTGAAGGAGAAGTATGACTTCATCATCCTGGATTGCCCCCCGCATGCGGGCATCCTGCTGGTGAACGCCCTGGTGGCCGCGGACTTGCTGATCATCCCCATCCAGACGGATTTTCTCGCGCTGCATGGGCTGAAACTGCTCTTTGACACGCTGCATATCCTGAACAAGGTGCTCCCGGCGCCCATCCGCTACCGGGCGGTACCGACCATGTATGACAGGAGGGCCAAGGCCTGCACGCGCGTGCTAGAGCTCATGCGGCAAAAAATGGGCGGCGCCGTCTTCCAGACGGTCATCAGCGTGGACACGCATTTTCGGGAGGCGAGCGCCCGCGGCTGCTCCATTTACGACATTGACGCCCGCTCCCGCGGGGCGCTCGGCTATGCCAGCCTGGCGCAGGAAGTGCAAAATTTATGGTAA
- a CDS encoding chemotaxis protein CheW: MVKTPEEYFSALDLAGPGAGGALNDAERAFVEKYVGAELLGGLPAVGGASAPAAPQKPAPTLRERLQGEARVQMVSFFVAEQLFLLPVAGIQEVLRHIELVKVPMAPSFVAGVINLRGRVTPLILLTDLLTNEGGAYTERSSIIVCGADMLQLGLIVDRVHTMHMVEQEKILWNVESKLGESADFLCGVVDLDDHVCGIVAPEQITQRLLA; the protein is encoded by the coding sequence ATGGTAAAGACGCCCGAGGAGTATTTTTCCGCGCTCGACCTCGCCGGACCCGGCGCAGGCGGCGCCCTGAACGACGCCGAGCGCGCCTTCGTTGAAAAATACGTTGGGGCGGAGCTTCTGGGCGGCCTCCCTGCCGTGGGCGGCGCAAGCGCGCCGGCCGCGCCGCAGAAGCCGGCGCCCACGCTCCGGGAGCGGCTTCAGGGCGAGGCGCGCGTCCAGATGGTGTCGTTCTTCGTGGCGGAACAGCTCTTTTTGCTGCCCGTCGCCGGCATCCAGGAGGTTTTGCGGCATATCGAGCTCGTGAAGGTGCCCATGGCGCCCTCCTTCGTGGCCGGCGTCATCAACCTGCGCGGCCGGGTCACGCCGCTCATTCTCCTGACGGACCTGCTCACCAATGAGGGCGGCGCCTATACCGAGCGCAGTTCCATCATCGTCTGCGGCGCGGACATGCTGCAGCTGGGGCTGATTGTGGACAGGGTGCACACCATGCACATGGTGGAGCAGGAAAAAATTTTGTGGAACGTGGAATCCAAGCTGGGAGAAAGCGCGGACTTTCTGTGCGGCGTCGTTGACCTCGACGATCATGTCTGCGGCATCGTCGCCCCGGAACAGATCACGCAACGGCTGCTCGCCTGA
- a CDS encoding response regulator: protein MKHIMVVDDSKTIRNLVAFVLKTEGFKVTTAEDGLDAIEKLYSLEPVDLIVSDVNMPRMDGFTFIKTLRTQDAYKDIPIIVLSTEGQEQDIQTGMSLGANLYMVKPAQPEKMVRNIKMLLG, encoded by the coding sequence ATGAAACATATCATGGTCGTCGATGATTCAAAGACCATTCGCAACCTGGTGGCCTTTGTCCTCAAGACCGAAGGCTTCAAGGTGACGACCGCCGAGGACGGGCTGGACGCCATCGAAAAGCTCTACAGCCTTGAGCCGGTGGACCTCATCGTGTCGGATGTCAACATGCCCCGCATGGACGGCTTCACCTTCATCAAGACCCTGCGCACGCAGGATGCCTACAAGGACATCCCCATCATCGTCCTCTCCACCGAGGGCCAGGAGCAGGACATCCAGACGGGCATGAGCCTCGGCGCCAACCTTTACATGGTCAAGCCCGCGCAGCCCGAAAAAATGGTGCGCAATATAAAGATGCTTCTTGGCTAG